From the Mya arenaria isolate MELC-2E11 chromosome 17, ASM2691426v1 genome, the window aataataatatacaggGCCATCACCGACGGACCGACAACCTACACGTTTTCTCATTCACTCCTATATACTTATCCCTccacaaacatgttttgtgtgtgtgtgtgtgtgtgtgtgtgtgcgcgcgtgcgcgtgcgcgtgcgtgtgcgtgtgaaatataatttcttgtttGAAGCGTGATGCAATTTTAGCTACATTTCTCATttcaattgattggttgattcgACTGGATTAAACTGTCAGCGTGTATCACTGTTATTTAGAATCGATGTTTGGTCCTTGTACTTTCAGAACTTCGCATAAAGATGGTGTGATTTTAATAACATCAAGACCATACCATCCAACCATTCACTTCGCCATGACGATGTCCTGGCCAATTGATGTGTTCCAAAGATTGCATCACAAAAGCGATGACGTAATTGCAATTGGCATAGGAAGTGACGTCAGCCAGGCGCAACTTCTCCACATAGCTACAACGAATGACCATGTGTTTCAACTAAACGGAGTGAACGCTCTCTACAACATGGCTATGATTAACAAAATTGTGCAGTTAATTTGTtagtaataaattaaaaacgtaaATTCAGTGTCAATATCAATCAGAAAATACCTTAACCTCCAATAAATTGGAATAAAGTTATTGTTCTTACTCTAAGTATTCAAACAGATGTAAGCTTAATGTTACACCACtgtagcgccaccactactcaaCAGCGCAACCACTAgtgcaacagcgccaccacttttataaatatgtgcatttttgctttttaagaagtgcttattagttttgttgtgttccggcataggtccTATACATTAcaattatgtttgcatgcgtgagaatgttcttacggggtgtgtaagcaccgaaatatacttgctatgcaatcagatctcaaaacatgcacaagtccgattcgggagaaaagctcctggcaccacagtttgcacactattgaaacgaaatagtaaccagcctacagtagaagtgttcttacacggtaccacattcttcgattttcgaaatatgtccgttaaatgaaattatcaaataaaatataaatcatactctcgtttgttcatgtaaacatagggcacagctccaccacggaagtttcgacagctctttttctttgcaccaccgtaaagtggtggagctggcgtttagaggccgtgtagtatataataaaataaataaaatgaaacccgatattggctgaGGATGTTAGACTATTTGTAGACGGTAAAGTAAGACattcattttaagtttaagtttattcaattttaagatGAATACATTGCACACAATTTAACCCTTAATAGAAAAGGTACAAACATGTATAACTAACCTTAAAATGTCgataaaagataaaacataaaaaagagtACATGTCATGGTGTTAAAATACGATGAAATTGGTATTTCTTCTTTCGTATTATACGCATTTCTGGATCACGTGACAAAAATGTTcatgtgtttatattcaaatactGACTTGTTAACATACACTCCGAGTGGGTTGtttaatatttagaataaatatGCATTCTAAATCGGACCATGGTGAAGTTCAAGTCCGTTCCTGAAGTGAAAAAGTCGTTGACTTTATAAATGATACACATCACATACCAAACTGATAGACTCGTGATCATTAGCGATTCCCAGAATAAGAAAAGTATCCTCTGAAGGCTAAACAATTTTGCAgaagtttgtttgcatttcaccaaaatgtgggtaatgtgcttgcaaaaaacaaaatgggggggggggggggggttaaggAACAAAAAAATCGGTCAGGAAATTTGTACAGTCGAGTAATAATCATGCAGTTtggaaaataggaatatatacataaaagCACAGTTACAACATAACaagatatgccatatttgccgagaaaatacgaaaaaatgtggataaaatcaaagcgtttaaatgtaaacattgcatCCTCAGCCTCAATCTGTTCAAtcacttttttatctttaaaattatgataccaaactaaaaTGTCGACGGAAGACTAtgtttttcgccacatactggacgcacaattttttcaaactttaaagaaaaagtccacttaccaggcaaTAGTTGATAGGTTaatcggtacttttcattctaaatccgccattttgtttgccatgcaACATATTTCTCACTtcatgtttgcatgaaacgaataCGTCCTCCCCCTTGAATAGGGCAATAAATTTGTTTAGTGGggatatacaaaaatgaaattgattgttttttatttgccaACATTTATGAACTAGCGAAGCAGAGTGGCGCAATGGAAGCGTGCTGGGCCCATAACCCAGAGGTCCGTGGATCGAAACCACGCTCtgctacatttttttaaataatatagtaCATAGATTAGACGAACTAATGCCGACAATGCAAAATATGTGAAGCATAACACAATATGACCGAACGttttttttcatactttaaattgcgttaaaaaatatatttgataatgttcactgttttgaaattttagctcGCTCTCACAtcaaaatcaaacgtcagcgctcACAAGGTCGGGACATAATTTTAACGACGCATTCCCGAAATGAtgttagatagatagatagatttatttcagtaaggaatgcaCAAACATggacattttaaataaacaacatgtatagtaaataacattatacatatatgatattatcaatagccatgacaggcacaccgaaccacggatgacacaaaaaaagagaaaactcttatttccattgtgatCCTTTATCATTTTGTTACGTACGCTTCCATTTTAGCGTTATTTAAAACGCGTTTTTTCTCATAAAATGTCGTAATTTATTTGACGTAATTCTAGTGTAAAGAGTTCTGTATAGTGACTTAGCGAAAAATAGTGCgtatgaatatttattagcGTAGTTTGCGTTTTCAGATGCTTCatcaattcaaaaataaactctGTTTAGAGGGAAAAGGCAAGCGCCTtaacgacaatgaacaagagacacaaacgttAAAACACcagatacacaaatacaaataccacAAACAGATCAGACACACACACATAAGACATGCGTCAAAAGAGCTTTGCCATAAATGATGAGATTACCACTTTTGAATGGTCAGAAAagcacgagttcactggaacacgagtctcCGCATTGGAATGGTCAGAGacacacgagttcactggaacaggAGTCTCCGCCGTGGAATGGTCAGAGacacacgagttcactggaacaggAGTCTCCGCCGTGGAATGGTCAGAGAAGCACGAGTTCACTGGGACACGAGTCTCCGTTGTGGAATGGTCAGAGAAGCACGAGTTCACTGGGACACGAGTCTCCGTAGTGGAATGGTCAGAGAagcacgagttcactggaacaggAGTCTCCGTCGTGGAATGGTCAGAGAAGTACGAGTTCACTGGGACACGAGTCTCCGTCGTGGAATGGTCAGAGAAGCACGAGTTCACTGGGACACGAGTCTCCGTCGTGGAATGGTCAGTGGTCTCCGCCGTTGAATGGTCAGTGAAGCACGAGTTCACTAGGACACGAGTCACCGCCTTGGAATGATCAGAGACACGCGAGTTCACTGGGACACGAGTCTCCTCCATGGAATGATCAGAGAAGCACGAGTTCACTGGGACACGAGTCACGCTTGTGAATGGTCGGAAAAAGTATGAGTTCACTGGGGCACGAGTCTCCGCATTGGAATGTGTTCTGGTATATGTCTATAGCTGTAAATGTAATATGATCTGCATGCTCAAAGATATATACTCCACCTATAGCCATGTGTATTCAGTCGCTATAATAAACTCAGTACAGAAACATCTCTGTTGTTTAATATACTTCATTAAAGAACCCAAAAAGATTGAGCCCTTACGTAAgaacgttattgtcatcattgaaGAACGACAACAAACACGATTACCTAAATTCTACGATCTGTCCCTGCAAAAGCATGCAAACTACAACTATACATGTAGGACGATGAATTTGGTGCACATATAAAGCTCTGTATGAACCCGAAAATTGAACTAGTGTTGTGTCTTTACTTATTTCATTGgtttatgaaattatttcagTTGGTCACAGCTAAAATTAAACCTGTTGGAATATTCTGGTCGAACTGTACATTTCTGATGAAACCGTTGGgcaaaaggaaatattttagaCCGTACCAGAAACGGCGGATTGATATATTCCTGTACAGAtagataaattaaataaaatatgacattttacgATTCTGTTTAggcaaattattattaatagtatTCTTTTTTATCACCCTTTAGTTAAATAAAGCGTCTTAATTTACTTAGTTATTTTGAACATACggtttacttttttcaatttgcTGGCGAATGTATATCCGCCTAGCGGTTCAAAGGCCTCTGTTGACATTTTGTGGTGCAATACACGGGTTTACAACCTGTGTATATAAGCAACAGTCGTGGCTTGTCAgcataaacatgcattaaaaggaGTTAAGTCAAGAgctaaattatattgaaaaaataaattgacacCTAGAATATTCTTCTAGGCCACATATATCGCCGTTGAAATCGCTTGACAGCTACATCGTTGTTTGAAgtatttcatcaataatttaattgtttacattgttaCCAGAATCATGAGAGGACGAGGTAGAGGACGTGGTCGTGGCGGACGGGGAGGTGGCAGaggtttgtttaaattaatcaatCATTTTACATTTGCATGTATCTCTGTCTGATTAGCCCAGTGGTTAAACACGTATATATTCTACACAGGCAGATCGTTTGATGATAGTATCACTGGTTAGCGGACGGATAAGCACACTTTTAGGGTTAGGTTCTTATAAAACATAATCCACCTTGCGTCAACTTTTTGTGCTTTACTGCAATCCGCCCTGTAGAAAGTACCTGACGGTTAGAGTGCTAGCTTCACATTAAGGTGTCGCAGGTTCCTTTTTTGTCATGGGCGTATACATGTATCATCAGTAGACTACATGTCTGGAAATGCTTTCataattttttgttatttttttgactGAGCAAATATCGCAACATATTTTAtacatcatttttatacatGGCACTAGCCAAATAGTAAAAAATAGTAATAGTGTTTTGGGGCTTGtagaaaatttaaatattccAGATTATATATAGTCTGGATTGAATAAGTTTTCATAAAAGTATAGAAATTACGGCCAGAgcttaaaaatcaacatttttaagactgatttaaattattttgcagGACGCTCCAGAGGTCGAGGTGGGTATAGGGCTGCTAGGTCAACTTCCAAGGACAAAACAGAGGAGGGTCCAAAACAGGAGTTAGACGTTGATAAGAATGTCACGTCATACTTTGTTGGCAGTGTGTCCACTGACGAGCACTTTGAAGCCCAGAGTAAAAACAGAGACAGATATGCGGCAGCAATGGCCGTGCTACAGAAGAATGGGGTGGACATTGCTCAAAGTAAGTtttgttattgcatttattGGTCCATGCAATGATTACTGATATAGGTTAGACAAATACAAGTGTTAAGTAGTACATGAGAGacttacataaatatttaagtattattaatgataatattgcTTTTATTGAATTGAGCTATTGGAGTGAAGAAATTATCTTTTctgataaattaaaattatgtttagtAGATGAATTTTTAATCCTTATCATAATATTGCATTGCAATGTGTAATTGGGCAAAGCCAAAATAGTTCTGTATagaatttgacaaaatatgaaCTACACAAACTTGAAGACTGATACTTCCACTGCAAGATTCAgaagtaaattatttaatttctcttctgatgacattgtattatattttagatGCTAGAATCCGAGCACTAGCTGCTGCCTGGGCAAGGCACGATTACAGTCTGGCAGAGGCTTTCCTGCAGGCTAGAACCAGGTACATATTGCGGGGATTATTTACCTTTTTAGTTTGTCTATTTGTCTTCAAAAACGTCCAAGATGTTTAAATAAGACTTGGTATgcatgtttccagagacaataTGGTTTGGTATAGCAATGCTCATAACTCTAGCTTAAATAAGTTTTTAGTTATGCTCCTAGCTTGTAGTGGGAAAGTTTAGTATTTGCTAGATTGATACAAATTATTTAACCTCATTGATAAAAATGtcttctttttttcagaattatcttttttaaaaggaatcttttaaaatgttattttattagtTGCAAAAGCTTTTTCAATCTAAGGCATTAGATTAAGAATACTTCATGTAATATATGCTTTCCGGTAGtatatagagatttatcagtgaaataaaaatgatacttcactgtttcaaacagtgaaaatatcaaaatttatttttttcacttgtTTGAAAGATTTGCCTGTTCTCACATTCAAATCAAACATAGGGCTGGGACACATTTACAAAATGCTGTTATGTGGGCATACAAGTTGgcgtgtttttttctaaaatgtgtaagataacaatatattttacctcatgaacacaaaaagtgaatatttcatttatggCTGGGCCACTCTTGTAATATGACTTTTGGTTCTCActcagtaaaatatattacagtcttacactaaaacaaaccaTTGTTGCTTtgtattgataaattattttttatttttcttaatgaATCATAAAATTAATGCTAAAAAATCCTTCCTTAAGGTCTTCaccattttccaatatttaatGAGTTGTCAAATCCCCAGGTTTGGACTACTGGAGGTTCTAAAGGCGGTCACACTGCTTGACTCTGGCAGGCAGGTACGAGTTCTGGAAAAGAAGCTGAAACGCCTGCAGACATCTGCTGGGAAGGCGAAACCTCACACACTAGGCAAACTGAAGTCAGACATTGATAACCTCAACACGAACAAACCACTGGTTGGTTGCCTTGTGCATCTTTTCACTCCATTGCTCTGTTCGTCAGAATACCATTTGTTTCCTTACCCTTACTTTTTAACCTTTTAGTGTTTTTTCTGCAAtacctttctttatttttgataattctTTACAGTAGTCATACttcaataatgaaaaacatgttttcaagaTGATTGAATCTAGCATAAATTCAACTGTTTGTCCTTGAACAGCAACAGCATCAAAAATATACTATCAGAGGTATTTCAAAGATGTTGCGTTCttcaaaatatgtatgcaatTGAAAGGACATACTTTAACATAAGGAAGTGCAATAGGAGtgttaatattaaatgtttatccCCTATTGCAGAATGGCACAGCAAGTGGAGCTGTGTGTAAGCACATCAGGCGGTGGGTGAAGAGGTTTACAGCGGAGGAGCTCGAGTTCTATGCCATTCACTTCCCCAAGGACCCATGGAAGAAACTAGCTGACATTGTCCATTTCCATCCAAAAGAggtattgtttgcatttttagaAACTATTTGTTGGATCCTGACTTTTTTTGTACCATTGGAATGCTTCAAGTTGTAATTAcctttatttttgtgtatacataaaatacttttgcaaatatgaatgaaatgaCATTGTCTAAATCAATAATTgattgacaaaaataaacaaaaggtgTTATGGTTCTATAAAGTTGGAAATGCactattaaaaataatgatgtgaaatgttaatttaagtatgtgtattttcttttttggtGTGTGAATTTGAATATCATAACAACagcaaaaatcaacaaaaaaatcacaacatCAAAGATAAGATGCTTTTTAATGTAGCTTTAAGATGTGCCACTATTAACATGACAACATGAATATCATTCCAGGACTTTACATCCATGGACTGGTTCTTGCCATACTGCTTTGGAGGTGCCGCACCGGAGGGATCCATGGTGGAGAGATGTCAGGCCCTTGTAGCAAAGAACTCCACCGACACTGACATGGATATCAATGCGCTAATCAAGGAGTTTCCTATTCCCTACACGGTGGTTAAACCTCATCTCTCTAAGCTTACAGATGACTCAAAGGCCAGGATCGCATCGTGTGAGAAGAAGCTTGATACCCTTCTGTGGTAGGTTTTGTTCACTgttccatgttttgttttgcctGTGATGATGGTAGACATAAAGCCAATACTTTGTCCGGCAGTGTCATCACGCTTTTGTTACCAAATTTGAATCACATTTCAACGACTTATTGAACTTTAtatgcacattggtcatggtcagtagaagacccctattgttttgagTCAGTAGGTAAAGGTATTGTTCACCAGGTgacctttaatagaaaaaaataggcTCTTCCCACAGGCAACACATTTTGCTTTGCAAAATTCTAGTTTGTATctctttaaagaaaattattttactgTCATAACAAGATATCACAATATTACCAACGATTTAAAACCAAATAAGAATTGATGATTTGGCTGTGAGACGAGGCACTTGTTTACCTGCAGTTTTTAGATAGTATTTGTGCCTGCCTCTCTTCAAAAAGTTTACTGTAATGCTGAAGGAGGGATTATCACCCAACCAGAGGCTTCACAAACTGGTCTCGAGTACTGAACTCTACAAGTTATTGGCTTTTATCACAATCAAGCTGATAGAAATGTGTATTATTAGAGCAGTAAATTTAGGACAAAACCTTATTCCTGATTTACAGGTGGTATGAGGATCTCAAATGTGCAGCTGTTGATGAGATTATTCTGAAGCGTGTTGAGGGCGGGGAGGAGATCAACCTACCCAATGGGAAACTGCTGGAGAGACTATTGTACTTGAAGATGCTTCGGGAGAACATATCAAACCAGCGCTGTTACTATGGTTCAGATCCCGCACCCGAGAAGAGGACAGCTGATGAGACAATAGCCCCATTCTTCAAGTACCTCATTCCACCATGCCAGAAGAAAGTGGATGCTATCAGGTGAATACTGCTTTCCATTCTTGATACAGTGTTTTAAAGTTAATTCTTATCTATTATCATGACATTGccctttttattaattttactgataaaaccTCCTGTTCTTTCTGTGTTTAGAAAAATTACACAACAAGGAGATGTTAAAGCATTTGAAGTGATTTAAGTCAccattaatatttcatattggATACCACCCACTTTATTTGTAGGCTTAAAGCTCAATACAGCATGATTCATGTAAGGTTTGAATTACTATAAGTGATTTATACTGGTTCTCTTTATCTTTgcccgatttttttttattttttttttataataatcatttttacgCTTTTTGCAGCCTCTCCCTGGAGACCCCCATTGTGGTTATTGGGGATGCGTCCGGGTCAATGGAGGTGGCCATCCGGACTAGCTCGATCATTGCAGGACTGCTAAGTGCCATCTGTCAGGCCAAGCTTGTATTTTTCAATACAGAGAACAGACACGCCCCCTATGTTCCCAAGAATATTGAAGAGGTAGAATAATGCATTATATACTGTAGTTACTGTAGATTTtcactttaaattttaaagttccTTTAGTTATGACTTATGTTTTGACACTATTCTAGAGGTTTAGTATCTGCAATGCCATGATCATTTGGAATGCTTTTGTATACCCAAAAGGTAATTTATGTATTGTTCAGCAGagctttaattttttatttgttttattaacaaagataaaaaacGTTTCAAAGCTATGCAATCTACAATTGTAGTAAGTCTGGTCATTGTGAAAATGAAGCTTAAATAGATTAATGcaaatctaaaaaaacaacaacagttaatAAACTTATCAGAAAAGTGAAACTTATCAGAAAAGTGGATCACACAGTTAATAAACTTATCAGAAAAGTGGatccaaataaaataaactaagtCTCCATGTGTTCTCCCACTAGGTTTTGCAGCTTGCAGTAGACACAAGGGCGGGTGGAGGTACAACGCCCGCAGCCAGCCTCTGGCCCTTCTACAATGAGAAGGAGGTTGTTAAGACGTTCATCATTGTCACAGATGAAGAGGAGAATGGAAAGTGCCATGACATGTAGTAAGTCTCCACTTTGTCCTCCTGTTTATTAGCCTGTCTGATTgttcaaaaaaaacaacaacaagtattGTGCTAGCTTTGGTTGGATCACATTAATGTCATGCAAAACTGTTATGGTAACCATGGTTACACCTTATACATTATTCAAGTTAGTCACA encodes:
- the LOC128223507 gene encoding uncharacterized protein LOC128223507, producing the protein MRQKSFAINDEITTFEWSEKHEFTGTRVSALEWSETHEFTGTGVSAVEWSETHEFTGTGVSAVEWSEKHEFTGTRVSVVEWSEKHEFTGTRVSVVEWSEKHEFTGTGVSVVEWSEKYEFTGTRVSVVEWSEKHEFTGTRVSVVEWSVVSAVEWSVKHEFTRTRVTALE
- the LOC128223073 gene encoding uncharacterized protein LOC128223073, producing MRGRGRGRGRGGRGGGRGRSRGRGGYRAARSTSKDKTEEGPKQELDVDKNVTSYFVGSVSTDEHFEAQSKNRDRYAAAMAVLQKNGVDIAQNARIRALAAAWARHDYSLAEAFLQARTRFGLLEVLKAVTLLDSGRQVRVLEKKLKRLQTSAGKAKPHTLGKLKSDIDNLNTNKPLNGTASGAVCKHIRRWVKRFTAEELEFYAIHFPKDPWKKLADIVHFHPKEDFTSMDWFLPYCFGGAAPEGSMVERCQALVAKNSTDTDMDINALIKEFPIPYTVVKPHLSKLTDDSKARIASCEKKLDTLLWWYEDLKCAAVDEIILKRVEGGEEINLPNGKLLERLLYLKMLRENISNQRCYYGSDPAPEKRTADETIAPFFKYLIPPCQKKVDAISLSLETPIVVIGDASGSMEVAIRTSSIIAGLLSAICQAKLVFFNTENRHAPYVPKNIEEVLQLAVDTRAGGGTTPAASLWPFYNEKEVVKTFIIVTDEEENGKCHDMYFDEMFQKYHDEVFPAKIVFVSFFYNQTNRGHMLPKLETRGFKPMRFVFDTSRPDLTKLDKLFGMLASGSSGFNNEIDEMEAVIKQDGLTKAFERMEIEGNMN